GACGAGAAACTGTTCCGTAGCCAGAGCGCCGACGTCCCCGGCCCCGCCGAGCGCGAGCGGCTCAAGAAGATGCTGTCCGAGGGGTGAGGCGGGTAGGGCGAGCAGAGGGGGTGTCAGGACGCCAGGCACCCGGAGTTGCTCCTCAGAAGCCCTTGGGGCGCGACGGGCCGCGGGATCGGACTGTACCCAAGGCCCGGGAAGGGGAGGAGACTGGCTCGCTTCCGCCCCTCCTGGAGCCGACCTCGCCCCTGCAACGCGCTCCTCCTTCGAGCACGCCTTCTCGGGCCGCCCCTGCCCGACCTCATCCCTCCCGGGGACTAACCCTGTCTCGGTCACGCCTCCCCGAGCGAATTCTAAACCCACGATGTCTCCAACCCGCGCCCGGTTCGGAGCACGCCCCGAGGGGCTGACGCCGCTGCCCCTTCCGTGCGTCTCCCTGGGCGGGCACCCGGCCCCTACTTTGACCCCGCCCCGGCCAAGGCCCCGCCCAGGTGGCCCCGCCCCTGCCAAGGCCCCGCCcacggccccgccccgccgctgcCCCTACCCTTTGGGGCCGGGTCTCGCGCCGCCAACCCTTGCACCCCTGCAGCTCCGTGGGCGAGGTGCAGTGGGAGGCGGAATTCTTCGCGCTGCAGGACAGCAACAACAAGTTGGCGGGCGCCCTGCGAGAAGCCAACGCCGCCGCCGCCCAGTGGAGGCAGCAGCTGGAGGCCCAGCGTGCCGAGGCCGAGAGGCTGCGGCAGCGGGTGAGAGGATCCCTTCCTCCCAGAGACTCCGAGTGGCCCCAGCAGCTGGGGAGTCCGGGCCTCCGCAGGTCCTATCCGTCCTTGGGTTCACTGCCTGGCTGTGTGATCTCTGCAGgtcatttctctgagcctcagtttcttgttCTGTATTATGGGTCTGAGATAATGCCAACCATTGTCAAACCCTAAAGTCCTACCTGCTGCATGTTGGTGGCCCCAATCAGAGGGGATGAGTGCCTAGTCATGGGTGTGACCGAGCAAGGGCAGATTCCCCAGGAGAGTTCAGGCTGGGTGTCAGGGGCTGACTTTCCTATCCACACAGGTGGCTGAGCTGGAGGCCCAGGCAGCGGTGGCGGAGCCACCCTCGGTCAGTGAGAAGGAAGGGCCAGGCCAGTCACTGGAGCAGCTGGAGGCTCTAGTGCAAACCAAGGACCAGGTGAGCACTGAGTGTGTGTCCCTGGGCTTCATCTTCCCTGACATCCCACAAGGGAGCCAGGACCCCCAGAATAGACCCTGGGAACTCTTCTCTAGGAGATCCAGACACTGAAGAGCCAAACTGGTGGAACCCGTGAGGCCCTGGATGCCACGGAGCGTGAGGAGGCACAGCAGAAAGTGCAGGTGTGTGTCGTGGGGTGGGGTGACAACACAGGGGCAGGCGGCTCCTGGTGTGGGACAGACCTGGGATCTTTCTTTCCTATTGGGTCCTGGGCAGCTGTGTGCCTATCCAAGCCTGTTTCTTAACCTGTAAGGGGTGAGGAAGAGATTTGCCTAAGGTTGTGAAGGATTGGGAAGACCGGGTACATGGAAAGCCTGAGTTGCAGCCAGTGTTTTGTAAAGGACAACTGTTATTAGGACAATGTTTCCTATTCTTTGATTCAAAAgcaattaacaaatattttatttatttgagatagagcttgggcggggaggggtagaaggaaaaagagaagcaggttccccactgagcagggagcctgacacggggctggatcccaggaccctgagatcatgactgaagtcaaaggcagacgcttaactgactgagccacccaggagcccctcaacaATTTTTGAGTCCCTGCTGAATTCCCATCCTTAACCCCATCAAGTCCTCAGGTCAGGAGCCtgcatttgaacccaggtctgagTGGCCTGGCTTTCACTGAAGACTTTATCGGAAAAATGTTGATGGGGTATGTCCCGTGAGTCCAGCAGGTGAAGATGTTAAAGGATCTGGGGACCCAAGAGAAGTTGGGGAGATGCTCCCTCTGGTCTCCTGCACAGCGTGCACAGcctatgcaaaggccctgaagtggAAAGAAACTCAACATTGTGGTTCAAAGAACCACAAGGAAGCTGGCAAGGCTGAGTTGGAAAGGACAAGGAGAGGAGGGAGTGATGTGGGTTTTGTTCCCAGCCTAATGGGTCACAGAAGGGTTTTGAGCAGAAGGGGGATGTGTGTTCTATGACCTTTAAATTGGCCAAGGGCTCAGGGAGTGTCTCTTATCCCTTCAAGGAGGATGAGACTAAAAGGCTTGGCAGGGCCCAGAGTGGAGTTTGATGGGATGGTACTCAGATGCTGAATGCCCCAAGCAGGGCTGGTGACCCTAGAGACTTGTTGGGGCTCCAAAACCTGCCTGCTCTCTCCCTGCAGGACCTGGAGACTCGCAATGCTGAGCTAGAGCATCAGCTGCGGGCAACGGAGCGCAGCCTGGAGGAGGCCCGGGCCGAGCGGGAACGGGCACGGGCTGAGGTGGGCCGAGCTGCACAGCTGCTGGACGTCAGGCTGTTTGAGCTGAGCGAGCTGCGAGAGGGCCTCGCCCGCCTGGCAGAGGGCACACCCTGAGCCTGGCTGCAGGGTCTGCGTGGGAGCCGGGGCCTGTGGCAGCTGGTTTTATACGCAGGATTCCCGCCTGGGGCACGAGCCGGGCCGCGGGCAGCACAATGGGCCATTCACCCTGGCAGGGACTGGGGGCCCAACCCAGCCTGGGGAGGGCCTGGCCGTAGTGCCCCAGCTGGCCCTGGCCGCTCACAGCTCAAGGGGTGTTCTGGGGCTTTTCATTGTGTAGATTTCTAGAATCCCCAGGGCACGTGCTGGTGCCCAGATTACATTTCTAAGAGTggctgtgcctgtgtgtgtgttatgtgggCACCCAGGCATCTGACCGCCGTCACTGCACCCctcttcctgcttcctcttccATGTACCTCAGCTGCTCTGTCTTTGTAGGGCTTAGTAAACCACTTGCAGGTGAGAAGAATGAGTTTCAGAGCCTGAGAAGCACacccaggccacacagccaggagCTCAGCTCTGTACAGCATAGCTCTGTCCACCCCCTGGGGCTCAACTCATGTGGTCTGGACCACTTTGCCTTTAGGTGGCCCTTGGTTAAGCATCCCCTCCCTCTACTCTGGCTACAAATCCCAAATTCCACCAGGCGTCATTTCACTGAACCTGATGGCCACGTTTGGAGGGTGATGCCCTTGCTGTGCCCATTTTTCAGACAAGGAaagagaggcccagatggggcttCTCAAACTCAAGGTCACTTGGCCAAAATGGCCAGCACTATAGTTCAAAGCTTTGGGCCTGGCCCGATGGAAATGAAGAAtgagtggtgggtgggggtgacatGATGTCCTGGGGGGCTTGGGAAGCACCAGTAGCTGAACCCTCCTCCCTTGCCCCTACTGCCACAAGTCAGACCAAGGAAGCTGAGAGACCCATTTATTAAGTGACTCCTGGCAAGCAACATGCCTTTGCTCTGGGGCCCTGTAGcatccc
The nucleotide sequence above comes from Canis aureus isolate CA01 chromosome 19, VMU_Caureus_v.1.0, whole genome shotgun sequence. Encoded proteins:
- the HOMER3 gene encoding homer protein homolog 3 isoform X1, producing MSTAREQPIFSTRAHVFQIDPATKRNWIPAGKHALTVSYFYDATRNVYRIISIGGAKAIINSTVTPNMTFTKTSQKFGQWADSRANTVYGLGFASEQHLTQFAEKFQEVKEAARLAREKSQDGGELTSPALALAAHQVPPSPLVSANGPGDEKLFRSQSADVPGPAERERLKKMLSEGSVGEVQWEAEFFALQDSNNKLAGALREANAAAAQWRQQLEAQRAEAERLRQRVAELEAQAAVAEPPSVSEKEGPGQSLEQLEALVQTKDQEIQTLKSQTGGTREALDATEREEAQQKVQDLETRNAELEHQLRATERSLEEARAERERARAEVGRAAQLLDVRLFELSELREGLARLAEGTP
- the HOMER3 gene encoding homer protein homolog 3 isoform X2; the protein is MTFTKTSQKFGQWADSRANTVYGLGFASEQHLTQFAEKFQEVKEAARLAREKSQDGGELTSPALALAAHQVPPSPLVSANGPGDEKLFRSQSADVPGPAERERLKKMLSEGSVGEVQWEAEFFALQDSNNKLAGALREANAAAAQWRQQLEAQRAEAERLRQRVAELEAQAAVAEPPSVSEKEGPGQSLEQLEALVQTKDQEIQTLKSQTGGTREALDATEREEAQQKVQDLETRNAELEHQLRATERSLEEARAERERARAEVGRAAQLLDVRLFELSELREGLARLAEGTP